In one window of Fragaria vesca subsp. vesca unplaced genomic scaffold, FraVesHawaii_1.0 scf0513155, whole genome shotgun sequence DNA:
- the LOC101301066 gene encoding uncharacterized protein LOC101301066, with protein sequence MEKGIEFDVLDPHGTEYHRWVSDIEQTFIAKELTETIFPDPTQEPPHKRTKSQALMFLHKHIDPTLHKQYLSKHDPKDMWDALAECFGNIHSTLLLELIARWDEIRLLDYKRVDDFNRDMLCLQAQLSSCGVEKSDADMIEKNFLDLPFCC encoded by the coding sequence ATGGAAAAAGGCATCGAATTTGATGTCCTCGACCCCCATGGTACTGAGTACCATCGTTGGGTCTCAGATATTGAGCAAACCTTCATTGCTAAGGAACTAACCGAGACCATATTCCCTGATCCAACTCAGGAACCGCCTCAtaagagaacaaaatctcaAGCGCTTATGTTCCTCCATAAGCATATCGATCCCACACTGCACAAGCAATATCTATCGAAGCATGATCCAAAAGATATGTGGGATGCACTCGCCGAATGTTTCGGCAATATTCATTCAACCCTGCTCCTAGAATTAATTGCTCGATGGGATGAAATCCGACTATTGGATTACAAGAGGGTTGATGACTTCAACAGGGATATGCTTTGCCTACAAGCTCAACTGAGCTCATGTGGAGTCGAGAAAAGTGATGCAGACATGATTGAAAAAAACTTTCTCGACCTTCCCTTCTGCTGCTAA